One Elaeis guineensis isolate ETL-2024a chromosome 10, EG11, whole genome shotgun sequence genomic window carries:
- the LOC105059736 gene encoding LOW QUALITY PROTEIN: glutamate--tRNA ligase, cytoplasmic (The sequence of the model RefSeq protein was modified relative to this genomic sequence to represent the inferred CDS: deleted 1 base in 1 codon) has translation MEIAVAFSADSPPLPVIAAARIAGVPLSTDPSLPPGSAPVFRFDSGLKLQGTNTLLRYIGRVASIPNFYGQDALESGQIDEWLDYAPIFLSGSEFEGACSDVDGYLSLRTFLVGYSLSIADIAVWSGLAGTGQRWESLRKSKKYQNLVRWFNSIAVEYGHALNEVTAAFVGKRGLGKPAAKPTGVVSGSNPDLKGKETNGPVVSKANTAGFEVDLPGAKVGEVCLRFAPEPSGYLHIGHSKAALLNQYFAQRYQGRLIIRFDDTNPSKESNEFVENLLKDIETLGIKYDAVTYTSDYFPQLMKMAENLILKGKAYVDDTPREQMQKERMDGIESKCRNNTVDENLALWKEMIAGSERGMQCCLRGKLDMQDPNKSLRDPVYYRYNPDPHHRIGSKYKVYPTYDFACPFVDSIEGVTHALRSSEYHDRNAQYLQILEDMGLRKVQIYEFSRLNMVYTLLSKRKLLWFVQNGKVEGWDDPRFPTVQGIVRRGLKIEALIQFILQQGASKNLNLMEWDKLWTINKKIIDPICPRHTAVLEENRVMLLLTDGPQTPEKPFVRIMPRHKKFEGAGTKATTYTKRIWIDYADALSITEGEEVTLMDWGNAIIKEIKKDNAKITHLIGVLHLEGSVKTTKLKLTWLPEMDELVHLSLVEFDYLIKKKKLEEGEDFLDNLNPCTRRETAALGDSNMRNLKRGEILQIERKGYYRCDVPFLRPSKPIVLFAIPDGRQQTSLN, from the exons ATGGAGATCGCAGTCGCATTCTCCGCCGATTCACCGCCGCTTCCTGTCATCGCCGCCGCGAGGATCGCCGGCGTACCACTTTCCACCGACCCCAGCCTCCCTCCAGGCTCCGCGCCCGTTTTCCGCTTCGATTCCGG ATTGAAATTGCAAGGTACAAACACACTCCTACGCTATATCGGGCGGGTTGCATCAATTCCCAATTTCTACGGCCAGGATGCGCTTGAATCAGGACAG ATTGATGAATGGCTTGACTATGCTCCAATCTTTCTTTCTGGCTCGGAATTTGAGGGTGCTTGCAGCGACGTGGATGGCTATCTATCTCTGCGGACTTTTTTAGTTGGCTACAGTTTGTCCATTGCTGACATAGCTGTATGGTCGGGTCTTGCAG GCACTGGACAGAGATGGGAAAGCCTTAGGAAATCAAAGAAATATCAAAATCTAGTTCGTTGGTTCAATAGCATAGCAGTGGAATATGGTCATGCTCTCAATGAAGTCACAGCTGCATTTGTTGGGAAAAGAGGGTTAGGAAAGCCTGCGGCTAAACCTACTGGAGTAGTATCAGGCAGTAATCCAGATTTAAAGGGAAAGGAGACAAATGGGCCGGTTGTTTCGAAGGCAAATACTGCTGGGTTTGAAGTAGATCTTCCTGGTGCAAAAGTTGGGGAGGTGTGCTTGCGTTTTGCTCCAGAGCCTAGTGGGTACCTCCACATTGGGCACTCAAAAGCTGCTCTTCTGAACCAGTACTTTGCTCAGAGATATCAAGGGCGGCTAATTATTCGCTTTGAtgacacaaatccttcaaaagaaAGCAATGAATTTGTGGAGAATCTGCTGAAAGATATAGAGACTTTGGGCATCAAATATGATGCTGTTACTTACACATCAGATTATTTCCCTCAGTTGATGAAAATGGCTGAAAACTTGATTCTGAAGGGAAAAGCATATGTGGATGATACACCTCGGGAGCAGATGCAGAAGGAGAGGATGGATGGCATAGAATCAAAATGTAGGAATAATACTGTTGATGAGAATCTGGCATTGTGGAAGGAGATGATTGCAGGGTCTGAAAGAGGTATGCAATGCTGTTTACGAGGTAAATTGGACATGCAGGACCCAAACAAGTCGCTTCGAGATCCTGTTTATTACCGTTACAATCCGGATCCTCATCATCGTATCGGATCCAAGTATAAGGTCTATCCAACCTATGACTTTGCGTGTCCATTTGTTGATTCCATAGAAGGTGTGACACATGCCCTTCGGTCAAGTGAATACCATGATCGCAATGCACAGTATCTTCAAATTCTTGAGGATATGGGACTCCGCAAAGTCCAAATATATGAATTCAGCCGGTTGAATATGGTATACACGCTTCTTAGCAAGCGTAAACTTCTTTGGTTTGTTCAAAATGGGAAAGTTGAGGGATGGGATGATCCTCGGTTCCCTACCGTGCAGGGCATAGTGCGCAGAGGTTTGAAAATTGAGGCATTAATACAGTTCATTCTTCAACAG GGTGCTTCTAAAAATCTGAACCTTATGGAGTGGGACAAGCTGTGGACTATCAATAAGAAGATCATTGATCCAATATGTCCAAGACATACTGCTGTCCTTGAAGAAAATCGTGTGATGTTGCTTCTTACAGACGGTCCTCAGACG CCTGAGAAGCCATTTGTCCGTATCATGCCTAGGCATAAGAAATTTGAGGGCGCTGGGACAAAAGCTACAACATACACAAAGAGAATATGGATAGACTATGCGGATGCATTATCTATCACGGAGGGTGAGGAGGTAACATTAATGGATTGGGGGAATGCTATcataaaagaaatcaagaaagaCAATGCGAAGATCACACATCTGATTGGAGTTTTACACCTCGAAGGCTCTGTTAAAACAACAAAGCTGAAGCTTACATGGCTTCCTGAAATGGATGAGTTAGTTCATCTTTCATTGGTGGAGTTCGACTATTTgataaagaagaaaaag